The proteins below come from a single Oryzomicrobium terrae genomic window:
- a CDS encoding NAD(+)/NADH kinase: MPQSFSTPRTVALIGKYHSPEVADTLLALAQALSDRGVRVLVEADTADNIAGFGAASGHGLATHHTLGGLAAFEAVDFSVIGDRANVAIVVGGDGTMLNAARKLARYKVPLVGVNQGRLGFMTDIARSDMLSCLDDLLEGRFTPENRLLLGSEVIRGGEVVSANVALNDVVVDKGAISRLIEFELFIDGEFIYSLRADGLIVSTPTGSTAYSLSANGPILHPTLGGIALVPLCPHALTNRPITIPDSAAIEIRILSADDSRVHFDGQVTQTLCRYDSVRLFRSEHSVCFLHPPGYSYFAMLRQKLQWSEKPKGT, from the coding sequence ATGCCACAGTCGTTCAGCACTCCCCGCACCGTCGCCCTCATCGGCAAGTACCACAGTCCCGAGGTGGCCGACACCTTGCTGGCCCTGGCTCAGGCCTTGAGCGACCGGGGCGTCAGGGTTCTGGTGGAAGCCGATACTGCCGACAACATCGCCGGCTTCGGTGCCGCCAGCGGCCACGGCCTGGCGACCCATCACACCCTGGGCGGCCTGGCCGCCTTCGAGGCCGTGGATTTCTCGGTGATCGGCGATCGGGCCAACGTGGCCATCGTCGTCGGCGGCGACGGCACCATGCTCAACGCCGCCCGCAAACTGGCCCGCTACAAGGTGCCGCTGGTGGGGGTCAATCAGGGCCGCCTGGGCTTCATGACCGACATCGCTCGTTCCGACATGCTGTCGTGCCTGGACGATCTGCTCGAAGGCCGCTTTACCCCGGAAAACCGCCTGCTGCTCGGGAGCGAGGTGATCCGCGGCGGCGAGGTCGTATCCGCCAATGTGGCCCTCAACGACGTAGTGGTGGACAAGGGAGCCATCTCCCGCCTTATCGAATTCGAGTTGTTCATCGACGGCGAGTTCATTTACAGCCTGCGCGCCGACGGCCTGATCGTGTCCACCCCGACCGGCTCCACCGCCTACTCGCTGTCGGCCAACGGGCCGATCCTGCATCCGACCCTGGGCGGTATCGCCCTGGTACCCCTCTGCCCCCACGCCCTGACCAACCGGCCAATCACCATTCCGGATTCGGCCGCCATCGAAATCCGCATCCTCTCGGCCGACGATTCCCGGGTGCACTTCGACGGCCAGGTGACCCAGACCTTGTGCCGCTACGACAGCGTCCGCCTGTTCCGCTCCGAACACAGCGTCTGTTTCCTGCACCCCCCGGGCTACAGCTATTTCGCCATGCTGCGGCAAAAGCTGCAGTGGAGCGAAAAGCCCAAGGGCACCTGA
- the hrcA gene encoding heat-inducible transcriptional repressor HrcA yields the protein MLDERARILLKTLVERYIAEGEPIGSRALSRYSGLDLSPATVRNVMADLEEAGFVASPHTSAGRVPTPRGYRLFVDSLLTVQPLEKGQIAALEHQLDPGQPQQLLSSASRILSDLSHFAGVVVAPRRQAPRIKQIEFLSLSEKRILLILVTSDGEVQNRILFTETAYSPSELVTAANYFNQHCAGLDFDQVRGRLDAELRELKSDLQRLMSAVLAVGDQTLGESSERYVISGERNLLDVDDLSSNVRRLRELFDLFEHKTGLVRLLDLSNKADGVQIYIGNESGIAPLDECSVVTAPYEANGQVIGSVGVIGPTRMAYERVIPIVDITARLLSSALTYQATA from the coding sequence ATGCTCGACGAACGCGCCCGCATCCTACTCAAGACCCTGGTCGAACGGTACATCGCCGAAGGCGAGCCCATCGGCTCCCGCGCCCTGTCCCGGTATTCCGGCCTCGACCTCTCCCCCGCCACGGTCCGCAACGTGATGGCCGACCTGGAGGAGGCCGGCTTCGTTGCCAGCCCCCATACCTCCGCCGGCCGGGTACCGACGCCGCGGGGCTACCGGCTGTTCGTCGATTCCCTGCTCACCGTGCAACCCCTGGAAAAGGGCCAGATCGCCGCCCTGGAGCACCAGCTCGACCCGGGCCAGCCCCAACAATTGCTCTCTTCGGCCTCGCGCATCCTGTCCGACCTGTCCCATTTTGCCGGAGTGGTGGTGGCACCGCGCCGCCAGGCGCCGCGCATCAAGCAGATCGAGTTCCTCAGCCTGTCGGAAAAACGCATTCTGCTGATCCTCGTCACCTCGGACGGCGAGGTGCAGAACCGCATCCTGTTCACCGAGACGGCCTATTCGCCCTCGGAACTGGTCACCGCCGCCAACTACTTCAACCAGCACTGCGCCGGCCTGGATTTCGATCAGGTACGCGGCCGCCTCGACGCCGAACTGCGCGAACTCAAGTCCGACCTGCAGCGGCTGATGAGCGCGGTGCTGGCCGTCGGCGACCAGACCCTGGGCGAAAGCAGCGAACGCTACGTGATCTCCGGCGAGCGCAACCTGCTCGACGTGGACGACCTCTCGTCCAACGTGCGCCGCCTGCGCGAGCTGTTCGACCTGTTCGAGCACAAGACCGGCCTGGTACGCCTGCTCGACCTGTCGAACAAGGCCGATGGGGTGCAGATCTACATCGGCAACGAATCGGGCATCGCCCCCCTGGACGAGTGCAGCGTAGTCACCGCGCCCTACGAGGCCAACGGCCAGGTGATCGGCTCGGTGGGGGTGATCGGCCCGACCCGCATGGCCTACGAGCGGGTCATCCCGATCGTGGACATCACCGCCCGGCTGCTCTCTTCCGCCCTCACCTACCAGGCCACCGCCTGA
- the hemH gene encoding ferrochelatase, with product MPRFQPEPPFKHGTPPQTAVVLVNLGSPDSPTPEAVRRYLKEFLSDPRVVEIPKAVWWPILNGIILNTRPKQSAAKYATIWTPEGSPLKVHTERQAKLLKGLLGERGHRVTVTWAMRYGSPALPEVLDRLKAENHTRILLLPAYPQYSASTTATVLDQAGQWLAGLRNQPELRSQRSFADDPGYIAALAASVREHWQAHGKPAENDPSYRLVMSFHGVPKRTLDLGDPYHCECHKTARLLARALGLPEQQVLTTFQSRFGKAEWLQPYTAPTLTKLPQDGVTRVDVLCPGFVADCLETLEEIAQEVKADFLNAGGQVFHYLPCLNERPDWIAALADLAERQLAGWPTKAPRDDQGLAESVARARLLGARE from the coding sequence ATGCCCCGCTTCCAGCCCGAGCCCCCGTTCAAGCACGGTACCCCGCCCCAAACCGCCGTAGTGCTGGTCAACCTCGGTTCCCCCGACTCCCCCACCCCCGAAGCGGTGCGCCGCTACCTCAAGGAATTCCTCTCCGACCCCCGGGTGGTGGAAATCCCCAAGGCAGTGTGGTGGCCGATCCTCAACGGCATCATTCTCAACACCCGGCCCAAGCAGTCCGCCGCCAAGTACGCCACCATCTGGACCCCGGAAGGCTCGCCCCTCAAGGTGCACACCGAGCGCCAGGCCAAGCTGCTGAAAGGCCTGCTCGGCGAGCGCGGCCACCGGGTCACGGTCACCTGGGCGATGCGCTATGGCAGCCCGGCCCTGCCCGAGGTACTCGACCGGCTCAAAGCCGAGAACCACACCCGCATCCTGCTGCTGCCCGCCTACCCCCAGTATTCGGCCAGCACCACCGCCACCGTGCTCGACCAGGCCGGCCAGTGGCTCGCCGGCCTGCGCAACCAGCCCGAGCTGCGCAGCCAGCGCAGCTTTGCCGACGATCCCGGTTACATCGCCGCCCTGGCCGCCAGCGTGCGCGAGCACTGGCAGGCCCACGGCAAGCCCGCCGAGAACGACCCGTCCTACCGGCTGGTAATGAGCTTTCACGGCGTGCCCAAGCGCACCCTGGATCTGGGCGACCCCTACCACTGCGAATGCCACAAGACCGCCCGGCTGCTCGCCCGGGCCCTAGGGCTGCCCGAACAGCAGGTGCTCACCACCTTCCAGTCCCGCTTCGGCAAGGCCGAGTGGCTGCAGCCCTACACCGCACCGACCCTGACCAAGCTGCCCCAGGACGGGGTGACCCGGGTGGACGTGCTCTGCCCGGGCTTCGTCGCCGACTGCCTGGAAACCCTGGAGGAGATCGCCCAGGAGGTGAAGGCCGACTTCCTCAATGCCGGCGGCCAGGTCTTCCACTACCTGCCCTGCCTCAACGAGCGCCCCGACTGGATCGCCGCCCTGGCCGACCTGGCCGAGCGCCAGTTGGCCGGCTGGCCAACCAAAGCGCCCCGGGACGACCAGGGCCTGGCCGAGTCCGTGGCCCGGGCGCGGTTGCTCGGCGCCCGGGAGTAA